One segment of Pseudanabaena sp. FACHB-2040 DNA contains the following:
- a CDS encoding S-layer homology domain-containing protein: MLQFSKWQLGGAALVALGTVSGVASTLVTTAPAEAQQANFSDVSFGYWARPFIERLAQENIIAGFPDGTFKPNQPVTRAQFAAIVEQAFDQPGTRSAPNFPDVPNNYWAEDVISGAYSSGFLSGYPDGRFQPAQEIPRVQALVSLANGLNFSPQGSVNEALDRYQDEGEIPRYAQEAVAAATQRNVVVSYPTPNTLNPQRPATRAEVAAFVYQALVAQGKLPALEANSEAARYIVGYGTGTATGTGTGTGTGTGSNPTTSTNQNSNLRVEAGTPISVRYPNAGANRIDIIVAPGQTVATSLEVAQPIRNAAGQVLVPAGSTLQGRIVPVNIQGSSITAAQFVADSLTVGNNNYPVRIVSSPVAATQNVNQATLQGALVTTAAQSILGPLVGNQNIGNVIGQVITGSGNTTSQNAVVVINPNQLELRVDSAFSVNSVAQN, encoded by the coding sequence ATGCTTCAATTTTCAAAATGGCAGCTAGGTGGGGCAGCCTTAGTCGCCCTTGGAACCGTTTCTGGGGTAGCTAGCACTCTAGTCACTACGGCTCCTGCTGAAGCCCAACAGGCAAACTTTTCGGATGTTAGTTTTGGCTACTGGGCTCGCCCCTTCATTGAGCGCTTGGCTCAGGAAAACATCATTGCTGGCTTTCCTGATGGCACCTTCAAGCCTAACCAGCCGGTAACTCGGGCCCAGTTTGCGGCGATTGTGGAGCAGGCGTTTGACCAGCCTGGGACCCGTTCAGCCCCAAATTTTCCTGATGTGCCTAACAACTACTGGGCTGAAGACGTAATCTCTGGGGCCTACAGCAGCGGCTTCTTATCCGGCTATCCTGACGGTAGATTCCAACCTGCCCAGGAAATTCCCAGAGTGCAGGCGCTAGTGTCTCTGGCTAACGGACTGAACTTTAGCCCTCAAGGCAGCGTTAATGAGGCTCTAGATCGTTACCAAGATGAGGGAGAGATCCCTCGCTATGCCCAGGAGGCTGTAGCTGCCGCAACCCAGCGTAACGTGGTTGTAAGCTATCCCACCCCTAACACCCTCAACCCGCAGCGGCCAGCTACGCGGGCTGAAGTTGCGGCCTTTGTGTACCAGGCTCTAGTCGCCCAAGGTAAACTCCCTGCCCTAGAGGCCAATTCGGAAGCCGCAAGGTACATTGTCGGCTACGGAACAGGTACGGCTACAGGTACAGGTACAGGTACAGGTACAGGTACAGGGTCAAATCCGACTACCTCAACTAACCAAAACTCAAACCTGAGGGTTGAGGCGGGCACTCCCATCAGCGTGCGCTATCCCAATGCGGGTGCCAACCGGATTGATATCATTGTGGCCCCTGGGCAAACGGTTGCGACCTCTCTAGAAGTCGCCCAGCCTATTCGTAATGCAGCGGGCCAAGTGCTGGTGCCAGCAGGCAGCACCCTTCAGGGCCGGATTGTGCCGGTCAACATTCAGGGCTCGTCGATTACGGCAGCTCAGTTTGTAGCCGATTCACTGACAGTTGGCAATAATAACTACCCAGTCCGGATCGTTTCTAGTCCGGTTGCGGCTACCCAAAACGTCAACCAGGCTACTCTACAGGGTGCGCTGGTCACCACGGCAGCCCAGTCAATTCTAGGGCCTCTGGTGGGGAACCAGAATATTGGCAATGTGATCGGTCAGGTGATTACCGGCAGCGGCAACACTACCTCTCAAAATGCGGTGGTTGTAATTAATCCTAATCAGCTGGAGCTGCGGGTAGATTCTGCGTTCTCTGTCAATTCGGTTGCACAGAACTAG
- a CDS encoding mechanosensitive ion channel family protein, with protein sequence MNALVKRVQESLLDLVGGAVRLLPAILLALVILLITQYVVRGVNQVSKRFGRRILKSRSLQLLFTQSCRIGTWVVGIMIAAVVAFPDLRLGDIIGLLGLGSVAIGFAFQDIFKNFLAGILLLIEEPFQLGDQIVVNEYEGIVESIQIRTTRILNYTGELVEIPNSIVFTNAVRVLTAKQCRRTDLDIGVDYTTPLPLAREAFLNVLNSDIEGVLKEPAPEVDAVGFGDSSIDFKVRYWTAPQIADVRRTRSRVIMALKEACDRNQISIPYPIRTLHFYDQRNFEESKPLNGARSEQQ encoded by the coding sequence ATGAACGCACTGGTGAAAAGAGTTCAAGAGAGCCTACTAGATCTGGTGGGCGGAGCAGTGAGGCTGCTCCCGGCAATCCTGCTGGCGCTGGTTATTCTGCTGATTACCCAGTATGTGGTGCGGGGGGTCAATCAGGTTAGTAAGCGGTTTGGTAGGCGCATCTTAAAGAGCCGTTCTCTACAGCTTCTCTTTACCCAGAGCTGCCGCATTGGCACTTGGGTTGTAGGCATTATGATTGCTGCGGTTGTGGCTTTTCCTGACCTACGGCTAGGAGACATTATTGGCCTGCTGGGGTTAGGCTCTGTTGCGATTGGCTTTGCTTTCCAAGATATTTTTAAGAACTTTTTGGCGGGCATTTTGCTGCTGATCGAGGAGCCGTTTCAGCTGGGCGATCAAATTGTGGTCAATGAGTATGAGGGCATTGTTGAATCAATTCAGATTCGCACGACCCGCATTCTCAACTACACGGGAGAACTGGTTGAAATTCCTAACTCCATCGTCTTTACCAATGCTGTGCGGGTGCTCACAGCTAAGCAATGCCGTCGCACTGACTTAGATATTGGGGTGGATTACACGACACCTCTGCCGCTAGCCAGAGAAGCGTTTCTGAATGTGCTCAACAGCGATATTGAAGGAGTGCTGAAGGAACCGGCCCCGGAGGTAGACGCAGTAGGTTTTGGCGACAGCTCTATCGATTTTAAGGTGCGCTATTGGACGGCACCGCAAATTGCTGACGTGCGACGAACCCGTTCGCGGGTAATTATGGCGCTGAAGGAGGCTTGCGATCGCAACCAGATCAGCATCCCCTACCCCATCCGCACTCTGCACTTTTATGACCAGCGCAACTTTGAGGAAAGCAAGCCGCTCAATGGAGCCCGCTCTGAGCAGCAATAG
- a CDS encoding ligase-associated DNA damage response DEXH box helicase, which produces MAKFQRLHPIYSWFSKQGWQPLAFQQKTWEAYLSGKSGLIQVPTGSGKTYAAVMGPIAAMLETPGTGLQLLYITPLRSLSRDIEQSIRRPIEEMGWGLRVESRTGDTSSARKAKQLKALPDILITTPESLSVMLSYQDGAKRFSTLRCVILDEWHELMSTKRGTQTELCLGYLRSLQPNLQTWAVSATLGNLEEAAQTAVGLGPKPAIIQSDLKRETVIKSILPESVDTFPWAGHLGLRMFETLVNALDIEKSTLIFTNTRSQAERWFQALAFALPEHLDKIALHHGSIDVKEREAIEAGVKRGGIRWVVCTSSLDLGVDFQPVERVVQIGSAKKLARLLQRAGRSAHVPEGTSEVFFLPTNALELLEISAFRRGLACGDVETRKPQNKPYDVLVQHLVTLACGDGFEPTSILKNLRQTIAYSDLSNEEFEWILNFTEKGGKCLSAYPHYRKVGLEEGMYRIADDKLARMHRMGIGTITSNAAVRIVYTNRKEIGTVEEGFVSRLNKGDVFFFAGRQLEFFQMKDMVVYVKNTQRKSTVTPTWGGSQLAISDTLSRHLRQEVEWVQQQTKPNEELACIQPILATQNRLSSLPTTEELLIESCKTREGQHLYVFPYEGRFVHEGLGFLWGYRFAKQKQATFTISVNDYGFEILGPKDYPYKDLFSKDFFSLDNLEDDIKASLNISELVQRKFRGVAQVAGLVFKGYPGSRKTASQLQVSSSLMYDVFSKYEPDNLLLKQAEREVLQDQLETHRLAKTLNRLNELSVVWNETKRPSPFAFPLLVERLSSRMSNESLLERIERMKQQWGKK; this is translated from the coding sequence GTGGCGAAGTTTCAACGCCTGCACCCAATTTATAGCTGGTTTTCGAAGCAGGGTTGGCAGCCGCTGGCGTTTCAGCAGAAGACCTGGGAAGCTTACCTATCGGGCAAAAGCGGCCTAATCCAGGTGCCCACTGGGTCAGGCAAGACCTACGCAGCCGTCATGGGACCGATCGCAGCCATGCTAGAAACGCCGGGGACAGGGCTGCAGCTGCTCTATATTACGCCGTTGCGATCGCTATCGAGAGACATCGAGCAGTCCATCCGGCGACCCATCGAAGAGATGGGCTGGGGCCTGCGGGTAGAGTCGCGCACTGGAGACACCAGTTCAGCCCGTAAAGCCAAGCAGCTCAAAGCTCTACCCGACATTCTCATCACCACACCCGAATCGCTATCGGTAATGCTGTCTTACCAGGACGGGGCTAAGCGGTTCAGTACCTTGCGCTGCGTGATCTTAGACGAGTGGCATGAGCTAATGAGCACCAAACGGGGAACGCAGACGGAGCTGTGTTTGGGCTATTTGCGATCGCTTCAGCCCAACCTGCAAACCTGGGCCGTCTCTGCCACTCTAGGCAATCTAGAGGAGGCGGCTCAAACCGCTGTAGGGCTGGGGCCGAAACCCGCCATCATCCAATCGGACTTGAAACGAGAAACGGTGATTAAGAGCATTTTGCCGGAGTCGGTAGACACCTTCCCCTGGGCGGGACACCTGGGCCTGCGGATGTTCGAGACGCTGGTAAACGCCCTCGATATTGAAAAGTCTACGCTCATCTTTACCAACACCCGCAGCCAGGCAGAGCGCTGGTTTCAGGCCCTAGCCTTTGCCCTCCCAGAGCACTTAGACAAGATTGCTCTGCACCACGGCTCTATCGACGTAAAAGAGCGGGAGGCAATCGAGGCCGGAGTAAAGCGGGGCGGCATCAGGTGGGTCGTCTGCACCTCCTCTTTGGATCTGGGCGTAGACTTTCAGCCGGTAGAGCGAGTTGTGCAGATCGGCAGCGCCAAAAAACTAGCGCGACTGCTGCAGCGGGCAGGCCGTTCAGCTCACGTTCCCGAAGGCACCTCAGAAGTATTCTTTCTGCCGACCAACGCGCTGGAACTGCTGGAAATCTCGGCCTTTCGACGGGGATTAGCTTGCGGGGATGTTGAAACCCGAAAACCTCAAAACAAGCCTTACGATGTGCTGGTGCAGCATTTGGTGACGCTGGCTTGCGGCGATGGATTTGAGCCAACATCAATTCTGAAAAACCTGCGGCAGACCATAGCCTACTCTGATCTAAGTAACGAAGAATTTGAGTGGATTCTTAACTTCACTGAGAAAGGAGGCAAATGTCTCAGTGCCTATCCCCACTACCGCAAAGTAGGGCTGGAAGAAGGCATGTATCGCATTGCTGATGACAAGCTCGCTCGAATGCATCGGATGGGCATTGGCACCATCACGTCTAATGCAGCAGTTCGCATTGTCTACACCAACCGCAAAGAAATTGGCACGGTCGAGGAAGGCTTTGTCTCCCGGCTGAACAAAGGAGATGTCTTCTTTTTTGCGGGGCGACAGCTAGAGTTTTTTCAGATGAAAGACATGGTGGTGTATGTCAAAAACACCCAGCGAAAATCGACCGTTACGCCTACTTGGGGAGGCAGCCAACTCGCCATTTCAGACACCCTCAGCCGCCATCTGCGACAGGAAGTGGAATGGGTCCAGCAGCAGACTAAACCCAATGAGGAGCTAGCCTGCATCCAGCCGATTCTAGCAACTCAAAATCGCCTTTCCTCACTGCCCACAACCGAGGAACTGCTGATCGAATCCTGCAAAACTCGCGAGGGGCAACACCTCTATGTCTTTCCCTACGAGGGACGATTTGTGCATGAGGGCTTGGGCTTCTTGTGGGGCTATCGCTTTGCCAAACAAAAGCAGGCAACCTTTACAATTTCAGTCAACGACTACGGCTTTGAGATTCTAGGCCCCAAAGACTACCCCTACAAAGACCTGTTTTCAAAGGACTTTTTTAGCCTCGATAACTTAGAAGACGACATCAAAGCCAGTCTCAACATTTCAGAGCTGGTTCAGCGCAAGTTTCGAGGTGTAGCCCAGGTAGCAGGGCTGGTGTTTAAGGGCTATCCGGGGTCGCGCAAAACCGCCAGTCAGCTGCAGGTCAGCTCTTCTTTGATGTATGACGTCTTTAGCAAATACGAACCCGACAACCTACTGCTAAAACAGGCAGAACGCGAAGTCTTGCAAGATCAGCTAGAAACGCATCGGCTAGCAAAGACCCTAAACCGCCTCAACGAGTTGTCAGTAGTTTGGAATGAGACCAAGCGCCCTTCCCCCTTTGCCTTTCCGCTACTGGTCGAGCGCCTGAGTTCCCGCATGTCAAATGAGTCTCTGCTAGAGCGCATTGAGCGAATGAAACAGCAGTGGGGCAAAAAGTAG
- a CDS encoding ComEC/Rec2 family competence protein has protein sequence MVATAGIVLCLAYCVGLFVVSLLVQHIGLEPLPGTVISSIGLLGLGGLAAILMPRRWRLGPQAQTWLLATLFALLAALNYCWQWPSPAPNDISQVLNRGELAGAEQVIWGTVQDTPRQNRAGRGRFWLKADQVRALDQTGNPFGKPEAVSGKVYVTAAWERAEPFYPGQKVEVTGSLYAPSPAKNPNGFDFQGYLADNSSFAGFTAKRIAPQEKGSPPQWRLWQLRKRIAKAQEAGLGTPAGPLVSAMALGRQAVNLPYEIQDAFMQAGMAHTLAASGFQVSLMLGVLMAVLKNQPPLFKVGAGAFALLSFVGLAGAEPSVMRAALMGGGVLIGLALERKVRPLGCLLLAVTLLLVWNPLWIDSIGFRLSVMATFGLMVAAAPLTERLDWLPSNLASLVAVPIAAYVWTIPLQLYYFNTISIYSILLNIVTTPLVSLLSLGGMASAVVAALVPGVGSMLAWPLYWPTHLLIGLVNWEVGLPANSIATGHISLIQMLGLYGLVFLAWLQPWCRRRQWALGLVAFVVAVGPLWYHTSTSAQVTVLAAGSDPVLVAQDHRKTLLVNSGEPKTTFYTVLPFLRQAGVNRLDWAVALPGNLPEAWEMVVQKTPIEILFSSDGSRPCEAGIKSFQPLQVGHSLEFGSGQIQNLGTENPILRLTLVEGQGWLMLPKLGLEVQRHLAKAGAVLASEVLWWDGSPLADELVMAVGPRVAIASTSHLSPKTEAQLQQQNIQVFVTERDGAIIWTPEAGFEAYLHGQHRRQVDLDGAG, from the coding sequence ATGGTTGCCACTGCTGGGATTGTGCTTTGCCTGGCCTACTGTGTTGGGCTGTTTGTTGTGAGTCTGCTGGTTCAACATATTGGACTCGAGCCGCTACCAGGAACGGTAATCAGCAGCATTGGCCTGCTGGGATTAGGAGGATTGGCCGCAATTCTGATGCCGCGCCGCTGGCGGCTGGGTCCCCAAGCTCAAACCTGGCTGCTCGCCACCCTCTTCGCTCTACTCGCAGCCCTTAACTACTGCTGGCAGTGGCCGAGTCCAGCGCCCAACGACATTAGCCAGGTTTTGAACCGGGGAGAACTGGCCGGGGCAGAGCAGGTAATCTGGGGCACGGTGCAAGACACGCCGCGCCAGAACCGGGCTGGCCGAGGGCGGTTTTGGCTCAAAGCAGATCAGGTTCGCGCCCTTGATCAGACAGGCAACCCCTTTGGCAAACCCGAAGCTGTCAGCGGCAAAGTTTACGTAACGGCAGCGTGGGAAAGGGCAGAGCCATTCTATCCGGGGCAGAAGGTTGAGGTCACAGGTAGCCTATACGCTCCTAGCCCAGCTAAAAATCCAAACGGTTTTGACTTTCAGGGCTATCTGGCAGACAACAGTAGCTTTGCTGGGTTTACGGCAAAGCGAATCGCGCCTCAGGAGAAAGGGTCGCCGCCCCAGTGGCGACTCTGGCAACTCAGAAAGCGGATTGCCAAGGCGCAAGAGGCTGGGCTAGGGACACCTGCAGGGCCGCTAGTCAGTGCAATGGCACTAGGCAGGCAGGCGGTTAATCTGCCCTACGAGATCCAAGATGCTTTCATGCAGGCTGGCATGGCCCACACCTTGGCGGCGTCTGGCTTTCAGGTGTCATTGATGCTGGGCGTGCTGATGGCAGTTCTGAAAAACCAGCCTCCGCTGTTTAAGGTCGGTGCTGGCGCATTTGCTCTGCTCAGCTTTGTGGGCCTAGCTGGGGCAGAACCGAGCGTCATGCGGGCGGCGCTGATGGGGGGTGGTGTGCTGATTGGGTTAGCCCTAGAGCGCAAGGTCAGGCCACTGGGCTGTCTGCTGCTGGCGGTGACGCTGCTGCTGGTCTGGAACCCGCTGTGGATCGACAGCATTGGCTTTCGCCTGAGCGTGATGGCGACCTTTGGGCTGATGGTGGCGGCTGCGCCGCTGACAGAGCGGCTGGACTGGCTGCCGAGTAACCTAGCTTCCTTGGTGGCGGTACCCATTGCCGCCTACGTTTGGACCATTCCCCTTCAGCTCTATTACTTCAACACAATCTCGATTTACAGCATCCTTTTGAACATTGTGACGACGCCCCTGGTAAGCCTGCTTAGCTTGGGCGGCATGGCCAGTGCGGTAGTTGCAGCCCTAGTGCCGGGGGTAGGCAGTATGCTGGCATGGCCGCTCTACTGGCCTACGCACCTGCTGATTGGGCTGGTGAATTGGGAGGTGGGGCTACCGGCCAACTCCATCGCGACGGGGCATATCTCCCTGATTCAAATGTTGGGCCTGTATGGGCTAGTGTTTTTGGCTTGGCTACAGCCCTGGTGCCGCAGACGGCAGTGGGCCTTAGGACTGGTGGCTTTTGTTGTGGCGGTGGGGCCGCTGTGGTATCACACCAGTACTTCCGCTCAAGTGACCGTGTTGGCAGCGGGCAGCGATCCGGTGTTGGTGGCGCAAGACCACCGCAAGACACTGCTGGTCAACAGCGGTGAACCCAAAACGACCTTCTACACGGTGCTGCCGTTTCTGCGCCAGGCTGGGGTAAACCGTCTGGACTGGGCGGTGGCGCTGCCGGGGAATTTGCCCGAAGCCTGGGAGATGGTGGTGCAAAAAACGCCAATTGAGATTCTTTTTAGCTCTGACGGTAGCCGTCCTTGCGAGGCGGGCATCAAATCATTTCAGCCGCTACAGGTAGGGCATAGCCTCGAATTTGGGTCAGGGCAAATCCAGAACCTGGGCACAGAGAACCCGATTCTGCGGCTAACGCTGGTGGAGGGGCAGGGATGGCTGATGCTGCCGAAGTTGGGGCTGGAGGTGCAGCGGCACTTGGCTAAGGCTGGAGCGGTGCTGGCGAGCGAGGTGCTTTGGTGGGATGGCAGCCCGCTGGCGGATGAGCTGGTGATGGCGGTAGGGCCGAGGGTTGCGATCGCATCTACCTCCCACCTCAGTCCCAAAACCGAAGCCCAACTTCAGCAACAAAACATTCAGGTCTTTGTCACCGAACGAGATGGGGCTATTATCTGGACACCAGAAGCCGGATTTGAAGCGTATTTGCACGGCCAGCATCGCCGCCAGGTAGACCTTGATGGGGCAGGCTGA
- a CDS encoding ATP-dependent DNA ligase, with amino-acid sequence MLQESQDNAATGSNQGSSVSLEPAGEVNAFERFAIAAEQIAATTKRLAKAAILGEYLTALADEDLRLAARYFAGSPFPLSDQRVLNVGGAALLNALQAVSGAERSSLQEALVKRGDLGDVAREVLPAADSPTLLLTDVEKSLATLVETRGNKRKLEVITALLQRATPLEAKYLIKLMTGDLRIGLREGAVEDAIARLAQEKVERIQWVNMLTGDIGEAAVLARHRQLDQAQMRLFHPIKFMLASPVEDFTEITSRMPEGFAVEDKYDGIRAQVHIAPVSDNADPLLHGVPHAGARVALFSRTLDEITPSFPDLVEPLASLPPVTFGAGLILDGEIVPYRDERILPFQALQKRLGRKTLPEDLLREVPVAFVAYDILYRDGQVLIEEPYQARQVMLAALELNTSALQRAASQQFTDATALDDEFQAARDRGNEGLMVKHLQSPYKPGKRGKDWLKVKRAIATLDVVVTAAEVGTGRRSRFLSDYTFAVRASEDDPTLLNVGKAYSGLTDVEVTELSNWFKAHTIEEFAHGRVRTVEPKIVLEVTFDRVQASKRHKGGYALRFPRILRIRDDKPPEEIDTLETVRKLAEHMAE; translated from the coding sequence GTGTTGCAGGAATCGCAGGACAACGCAGCTACAGGTTCGAATCAAGGAAGTTCTGTCAGCCTAGAGCCAGCAGGCGAGGTCAATGCGTTTGAGCGGTTTGCGATCGCAGCCGAACAAATCGCTGCCACAACCAAACGCTTGGCCAAGGCCGCTATTCTAGGCGAGTATCTAACCGCGTTGGCCGATGAAGATTTGCGTTTAGCGGCTCGCTACTTTGCCGGGTCGCCCTTTCCCCTGTCGGATCAGCGGGTGCTCAACGTTGGCGGGGCAGCTCTACTGAATGCGCTGCAGGCAGTTAGCGGTGCAGAGCGCTCATCCTTACAGGAAGCACTGGTCAAGCGGGGGGACTTAGGCGATGTAGCGCGTGAGGTATTGCCCGCAGCAGATTCTCCCACGCTACTGCTGACGGACGTCGAGAAATCCCTGGCAACGCTAGTAGAGACGCGAGGCAACAAGCGCAAGCTAGAGGTGATTACGGCGCTGCTGCAGCGGGCCACGCCGCTAGAGGCCAAGTACCTGATCAAGCTGATGACGGGGGATCTGCGGATTGGTCTGCGGGAGGGAGCAGTCGAGGATGCGATCGCACGTCTAGCCCAGGAAAAAGTTGAGCGTATTCAGTGGGTCAACATGCTCACAGGAGACATTGGGGAAGCGGCAGTCTTGGCCCGACATCGCCAGCTAGACCAGGCACAGATGCGGCTATTTCACCCAATCAAGTTCATGCTGGCCAGCCCCGTCGAAGACTTCACTGAAATCACCAGCCGCATGCCTGAGGGCTTTGCCGTAGAAGACAAGTACGACGGCATCCGCGCCCAAGTTCACATTGCCCCTGTGAGCGATAACGCCGACCCGTTGCTGCATGGCGTGCCCCATGCCGGTGCTCGCGTAGCCCTGTTTTCCCGCACGCTTGACGAAATCACGCCCAGCTTTCCCGACCTGGTAGAGCCGCTGGCTTCGCTGCCGCCTGTAACCTTTGGAGCAGGACTCATTCTCGATGGCGAGATCGTGCCCTACCGAGACGAGCGCATTTTGCCGTTTCAGGCATTACAAAAACGCCTGGGCCGCAAAACCTTGCCCGAAGATCTGCTGCGGGAGGTGCCGGTCGCCTTTGTCGCCTACGACATTCTCTACCGCGACGGTCAAGTGCTGATTGAAGAACCCTACCAGGCACGACAGGTTATGCTGGCAGCGCTGGAGCTGAACACGTCAGCCCTCCAGCGAGCTGCCTCTCAACAGTTCACAGACGCCACGGCTCTAGATGACGAGTTTCAGGCAGCCCGCGATCGCGGCAACGAAGGGCTAATGGTCAAGCATCTGCAGTCACCCTACAAACCCGGTAAGCGCGGCAAAGACTGGCTGAAGGTGAAACGTGCGATCGCAACCCTCGATGTCGTAGTAACCGCCGCCGAAGTCGGGACTGGCAGACGGAGCCGTTTCCTCTCCGACTACACCTTTGCCGTTCGCGCCAGCGAAGACGACCCCACCCTGCTCAATGTCGGCAAAGCCTATTCAGGCCTTACCGATGTCGAAGTCACTGAACTGTCAAACTGGTTCAAAGCCCACACAATCGAAGAGTTTGCCCACGGCAGAGTGCGAACCGTCGAACCCAAAATCGTGCTAGAAGTCACCTTTGATCGAGTGCAGGCCTCTAAGCGGCACAAAGGCGGCTACGCCTTGCGCTTCCCCCGCATTTTAAGAATTCGAGACGACAAACCACCAGAAGAAATCGACACCTTAGAGACGGTTCGCAAGCTGGCTGAGCATATGGCTGAGTAG
- the ybaK gene encoding Cys-tRNA(Pro) deacylase yields the protein MKTNAARILDQQKISYTLLEYDVDPEDLAAERAAEKLGLPYAQVFKTLVVRGDRHGVCLAVIPASAELDLKALAKVTGDRKVDTVPLKEVQPLTGYIRGGVTALACKKPYPVYLDDSAMALEQITVSAGKRGRMLQLSPADYLKVVDAKLGPIQK from the coding sequence ATGAAGACCAATGCTGCCCGTATTTTAGATCAGCAAAAAATCTCCTACACACTGCTGGAGTATGATGTCGATCCAGAAGACTTGGCAGCTGAGCGGGCCGCAGAAAAGTTAGGATTGCCCTACGCGCAAGTGTTTAAAACGTTGGTAGTGCGAGGAGATCGTCACGGCGTTTGTCTCGCCGTTATCCCGGCTAGTGCAGAACTGGATTTGAAGGCACTGGCAAAGGTGACGGGCGATCGCAAAGTAGATACTGTTCCCCTAAAGGAAGTGCAGCCCTTAACTGGCTATATCCGAGGGGGTGTCACGGCTCTAGCCTGCAAGAAGCCATACCCAGTTTATCTAGATGATTCTGCAATGGCGCTAGAGCAGATTACAGTTTCGGCGGGTAAGCGAGGACGTATGCTGCAGTTGTCTCCGGCGGATTATCTCAAAGTGGTAGACGCTAAGCTAGGGCCAATTCAGAAATAG
- a CDS encoding DUF928 domain-containing protein: protein MSSYLGVFAGFATVLVGLMPSALAGYVPPADADAPTSRSTSGGRRGGCQGAGDIDLIALAPQHHIGQTLSSHPTLTWFVPADIRQPLELEVYEKSDSGQWQRLSTFTLEEGPAGIMAFAWPESEPGLEAGRIYRWQVVSTCVVGLPSRDLVTTAELQVIAPTDALMPDAAADPMQLAQHYAEAGLWYDALALVAGRSLPAELAAYRDELLLDLAALEVAAAEDEETYLSEQLRYIAAEE, encoded by the coding sequence ATGTCTTCTTACTTAGGGGTTTTTGCCGGGTTTGCTACGGTTTTAGTTGGCCTGATGCCGTCGGCTTTAGCCGGATACGTCCCCCCGGCGGATGCCGATGCCCCCACCTCCCGCTCTACTAGTGGCGGACGACGGGGTGGTTGCCAAGGAGCTGGGGACATCGATCTCATAGCCCTAGCGCCGCAGCACCACATTGGTCAGACGCTGTCCAGCCACCCAACGCTGACCTGGTTCGTTCCGGCAGACATTCGCCAACCGCTGGAGTTGGAGGTTTATGAGAAGAGTGATAGCGGTCAATGGCAACGGCTTAGCACTTTCACGCTAGAGGAGGGTCCGGCGGGTATCATGGCCTTTGCCTGGCCGGAGAGTGAGCCAGGTCTAGAGGCTGGACGAATCTACCGCTGGCAAGTTGTGTCTACCTGTGTAGTAGGTCTGCCCTCTAGGGACTTGGTGACCACTGCCGAGCTTCAGGTGATTGCCCCCACGGATGCGCTAATGCCTGATGCTGCTGCCGATCCGATGCAGCTAGCACAGCACTACGCTGAGGCTGGTCTGTGGTATGACGCTCTGGCGCTGGTTGCTGGCCGTTCCTTACCGGCTGAGCTGGCAGCTTACCGAGACGAACTGCTGCTGGATTTGGCAGCGTTAGAGGTAGCTGCTGCCGAAGATGAAGAAACCTATCTTAGTGAACAGCTGCGCTATATCGCAGCGGAAGAATAA